The nucleotide window CTCATCGGGAATAACCGTATTCTTTTTATCTTTTATTTCTTCAGTTTTATAACTTCTCTTCAATTTTACAGCCACTTCTGCAAATGTATTATACCACTCTGTAGTTTCTTCAGCTGCTCCTGAAATTATTAACGGTGTTCTTGCTTCATCTATTAAAATTGAATCTATCTCATCGACAATGGCATAATTATGTCCTCTCTGAACTTTATCCGCCATATCTCCGACCATATTATCCCTTAAATAGTCAAATCCGAATTCATTATTTGTTCCGTATGTTATATCCGAATCATAAGCTCTCTTTCTTTGCTGATTGGATATATTCGCTACTATTACCCCCGATGTAAGACCAAGAAAATCATATATTTCTCCCATTGTGTCCCTATCTCTTTTTGCCAGATAATCATTAACCGTCACTACATGGACACCTTTTCCCGTAAGGGCATTCAAATAAATAGGCAATGTCGACATAAGAGTCTTTCCTTCTCCTGTTTTCATTTCTGCAATTCTTCCATTATGAAGTATCATTCCCCCAATTAATTGAACATCATAAATTCTCATTCCGGTAAGTCTTTTAGCAGTTTCCCTTACTGTAGCAAATGCCTCGACAAGTAAATCGTCAAGAGTTTCTCCTTTTTCTATTCTTTCCCTAAATTCACTTGTCTTGTTTTTCAATTCATCATCTGTCAATTTCTCAAATTCGGGTTCTATATCATTTATATGTTCTACCGTTCTTCTCATTTTTTTTATTTCACGCTCATCAGCAGTTCCAAATATTTTTTTTCCTAACTGTTTTAACATCTCAATAATAATGTGTTTATAACACATCTCCTCTCTTTGTAGTTTTATTTCTTATGATTTAATTTCAAAATAAAATTTTCTATTCAATCAGCTTCAAATTATTTTCAGAGTTTTTCAAAGTTTTTATGCTGAAACTCTCTTCTGTTTTTTCTTTATTTATTTTTTTTTCACAAAAAAATAAATAAAATTTTGAAATTTTATGTCTATCTCTACTAATACTGAAAAAATATTTATTTTCTTTTGCTTTTTTTTCTTTTTCTTTGCGTTTTTCAATACGTTTCAATTCTTTTTTCAAATATTTATTATATTTTATACTTTCTATTTGATTTACTTCGGTTATTAACTGCCTTATATCTTCATAGCTCAAATCATTTTCATTTACAAGAATATTCAGCTGTCTGTTAAAACTGGCAGTTCCTAAAAGACTTGAATAACTCATTACAAATACGAAACATGTTATAATAAAGACAATTTTTTTATTTTTTTTCATCTTAACATTTTTCTCCGTTAATTTTTATCTGTCTATACAATATCGCTGAATATTATATCATTATTTTTCTTTAATGTCTATGACAGAGAATTTTAAATTCTATTCGTCTTTTTATTTTTATTTTATTAGAATTTTCTACTATTTCATTTACAACCAGTCACTTATTTTATGTTCACATAAAAATTTATTTGAAAATAGTATATCAGTTATGCTATAATAAACAACTGATTAAAGAAATAAAATATGAAAAATACCATTTTTATTGATTAATCATATCAAAAAACAGCAAAAATACTATAAATATACTATAAATAGGAAATAATTAAAGATGTTTGGGATAATCCATCTGTAAAAAAAACCTTTTGGAATACGTATGTCTGACAAAAGGATATACGTATTTTTTTATATTTACAGTAATATTGACTGTAATTATTTATAATTAAATAAAATAGGAGGAAAAATGCTCGAATTTTTTAAAATATTCCGTTTCGGAATGAATGAACTTTTATGGATTGGATATCTAATATTCAATTTTACTGCTATTATATTGGCTTACAGATTTTGGGGAAAAATAGGATTATTTGCTTTAGTTCCTTTATCTATAGTTATTGCAAATATACAAGTTGTTAAAATGATGACTTTATTCGGCGTAGAAACTACAATGGGAAATATAGCTTTTGGAGGAGTATTTTTAATATCCGACATACTTTCTGAAAATGAAGGTAAAAAATATGCAAAAAAGGTGGTATCAATAGGATTCATCTCGATGATATTTACTATGATAGTAATGCAAATAATGTTAAAAATAAAGACAGGATCAGGTGACATTATGCAGGAACATTTAAGTCAAATTTTTGGATTACTCCCTCAAATTGCTCTAGGAAGTGTTTCGGGATTTGTTGCTTCGCAGGCCTTTGATATATGGGCTTATCAAATAATAAAAAAAATACGTCCGGAATATAAAGATATATGGATTAGAAATAATGCAAGTACAATGATAAGTCAGATTATAGATAATATAATATTCACATTTATTGCATTCTGGGGCATATATTCAGTGCATCAAATGATCGTAATAGTGTTCTCAACATATTTTTTAAAATTATTTATAGCTTTTGCAGATACCCCTTTTGTTTATATAGCCACATTATGGAAAAAACAAGGTAAAATAAAAGAATTAGGAGCTGAAAATGAATAGATACAGTATAATAACCGAAAAAAATCCGAGAGAAATTGTGTTATTAAAAGGGTATAAATGTGCTTACGGAAAATGTGCATTCTGTAACTACATACTTGACAATACTGATGATGAAAAAGAAATGGAAAAAGTAAATTTTGAAGTATTAAAAAATATAAAGGGAAATTTCGGAGTTCTGGAAGTTATAAATTCCGGTTCAGTATTTGAATTAAGTAAAGCTACTTTGAAAAAAATAAAAAATATATGTGATGACAAAAATATAAAAGTCATTTATTTTGAAGCATATTTCGGATATTTAAAAAGACTAGATGAAATAAGAGAATATTTTAAAAATCAGGAAATAAGATTTATAATAGGGATCGAAACATTCAATAATTATTACAGAACACAAGTATTGAAAAAAAATTTCATGTTAAACGACACTGTCCTAAAACAATTGAAAGAACAATATCAGACAGCATTATTAATGATTTGTACTCATGGTCAAACAAAAAAACAGATATTATCAGATATAGAGCAGGCAAAAAAGCATTTTAAAGAAGTCGTAATAAGTATATTTATAGACAACGGTACGGAAATCAAAAGAGACGAAAAACTTGTAAAATGGTTTTTAAAAGATATTTTCCCTGTATTAAATAAAGAAAAAAACATTGAAATATTAGTAGATAATAAAGATTTTGGAGTATATGTTCAGTAAATTTAATATTTAAATTAAAATCATTCAGTTTCTTTAATGAATACATAAACTTTAAAAAGTGTAACAAAATATGTGAATTTAATTCATTTATAAAGGAGATATAAATTAATCTTTTATCCTAATATATTACTAAAAATTTTTTAACAACTTTACTAATAAAAAATAAAATTTGAAAAATAAAAAAATCAAGGTATACTACTAATAGCGAACATCTACAGATTGTAGTTAAATGATTAAGGAGATGATTTAATGAATGTAAAATTACAGACAAAGTATGACCTATATATTGATGGAAAGTGGATACCTTCATTTGACAAAAAGACATTAACAGTAATTAATCCTGCTACAGGTGAAAAGCTTACAGAAATTTCCGAAGCTACTCCTCAGGATGTTGATAATGCAGTAAAAGCTGCACAGAAATCTTTTGAAACTTGGAAAGATACATCTCTTGTAGAAAGACAAAATATTTTATTAAAAATAGCTGATATTATTGAACAAAATAAAGAATATCTTGCAACTATAGAAACACTGGACAACGGAAAGCCTATTCGCGAAACTATAGCAGCCGATATTCCTCTTGGAGCCGATCATTTTCGTTATTTTGCAGGAGCTCTTCGTACAGAAGAAGGTACTGCAAATATAATAGATGGAAACACAATGAATATAATTCTTCGAGAACCTATAGGAGTTGTAGGCCAAATTATTCCTTGGAATTTTCCGTTTCTTATGGCAGCATGGAAATTAGCTCCCGCATTAGCAGCAGGATGTACAGTAGTACTTAAGCCTTCAAGCCATACTTCTCTTTCTGTACTCGAACTTATGAAACTTATAAGTGATGTAGTTCCTGCAGGAGTAATTAATATTATTACAGGAAGCGGTTCAAAATCGGGTGACTATATATTAAAACATAAAGGATTTAAAAAATTGGCATTTACAGGGTCTACAGCAATAGGGCAAAATGTATATTCAGCAGCTTGTTCACATATGATACCTGCAACACTGGAATTAGGTGGAAAATCTGCAAATATATTTTTTGACGATTGTAAC belongs to Leptotrichia sp. OH3620_COT-345 and includes:
- a CDS encoding queuosine precursor transporter, with protein sequence MLEFFKIFRFGMNELLWIGYLIFNFTAIILAYRFWGKIGLFALVPLSIVIANIQVVKMMTLFGVETTMGNIAFGGVFLISDILSENEGKKYAKKVVSIGFISMIFTMIVMQIMLKIKTGSGDIMQEHLSQIFGLLPQIALGSVSGFVASQAFDIWAYQIIKKIRPEYKDIWIRNNASTMISQIIDNIIFTFIAFWGIYSVHQMIVIVFSTYFLKLFIAFADTPFVYIATLWKKQGKIKELGAENE
- a CDS encoding radical SAM protein: MNRYSIITEKNPREIVLLKGYKCAYGKCAFCNYILDNTDDEKEMEKVNFEVLKNIKGNFGVLEVINSGSVFELSKATLKKIKNICDDKNIKVIYFEAYFGYLKRLDEIREYFKNQEIRFIIGIETFNNYYRTQVLKKNFMLNDTVLKQLKEQYQTALLMICTHGQTKKQILSDIEQAKKHFKEVVISIFIDNGTEIKRDEKLVKWFLKDIFPVLNKEKNIEILVDNKDFGVYVQ
- a CDS encoding aldehyde dehydrogenase family protein, whose protein sequence is MNVKLQTKYDLYIDGKWIPSFDKKTLTVINPATGEKLTEISEATPQDVDNAVKAAQKSFETWKDTSLVERQNILLKIADIIEQNKEYLATIETLDNGKPIRETIAADIPLGADHFRYFAGALRTEEGTANIIDGNTMNIILREPIGVVGQIIPWNFPFLMAAWKLAPALAAGCTVVLKPSSHTSLSVLELMKLISDVVPAGVINIITGSGSKSGDYILKHKGFKKLAFTGSTAIGQNVYSAACSHMIPATLELGGKSANIFFDDCNWDIAIEGAQMGILFNQGQVCSAGSRIFVQDTIYDKFVNSLAKIFDKVKVGDPLNSDTQMGSLIYEKHLKDVLNYIEIGKKEGARLVTGGYRIEDEEHKNGFYIRPAIFADVTNDMKIAQEEIFGPVVTIQKFHTEEEVIKLANDSIYGLGGGLFTRDLNRAVRVSRAIETGRMWVNIYNIFPAGAPFGGYKQSGIGRETHKIILEHYTQMKNIIINLNEKTVGLYETE